A part of Pectobacterium cacticida genomic DNA contains:
- a CDS encoding PQQ-dependent sugar dehydrogenase, with product MFYSPMPRNAVSYALFRRFSTVLYGLLLSMTLLFSCSLFAAEPKVTELQDKLDHPWSLAFLPDNQGILITERVGNLRLWKAGSALSAPIAGVPKVFAKSQGGLLEVALSPDFAQNRRIYLSFAEEGSDGKAGTAVGYGKLSEDNQRLENFTVFFRQEPKLSTGNHFGGKLAFDRQGFLFIALGENNVRPSAQDLDKLQGKIVRLTAEGQVPPDNPFINTPGARPEIWSYGHRNPQGLVINPWSGALWEHEHGPKGGDEINIPQAGENYGWPLATHGINYSGLKIPESQGKEVAGMVNPDFYWEKSPGISGMAFYNSDRFPQWKNSLFIGALAEKNLIRLTLEGDNVVSQERLLDDRGERIREVRLGPDGYLYLLTDHDNGKLLKVGLE from the coding sequence ATGTTCTATTCCCCGATGCCTCGCAATGCAGTTTCATATGCCTTATTTCGACGATTTTCTACTGTTCTTTATGGGTTACTGCTTAGTATGACGCTGCTGTTTTCCTGCTCATTATTCGCTGCTGAACCGAAGGTGACAGAATTACAAGATAAACTGGATCACCCGTGGTCATTAGCGTTTTTACCGGATAATCAGGGCATTCTGATTACAGAACGCGTCGGGAATTTGCGTCTATGGAAAGCGGGCAGCGCGCTATCTGCGCCGATTGCCGGAGTACCGAAGGTCTTCGCTAAATCTCAGGGGGGATTGCTGGAGGTCGCGTTATCGCCCGATTTTGCACAGAATCGGCGTATCTACCTGAGTTTCGCCGAAGAGGGTAGCGATGGAAAAGCGGGAACCGCTGTCGGCTACGGAAAACTCTCCGAAGACAACCAGCGTTTAGAGAATTTCACGGTTTTCTTCCGTCAGGAACCGAAATTGTCGACGGGTAACCACTTCGGCGGTAAGTTGGCTTTTGATCGTCAAGGATTCCTGTTTATCGCGCTGGGTGAAAATAATGTGCGCCCGAGCGCACAGGATCTGGATAAATTACAGGGCAAAATTGTGCGCCTGACCGCCGAGGGCCAGGTGCCGCCCGATAATCCCTTCATAAATACCCCCGGCGCACGGCCGGAAATCTGGTCCTACGGTCATCGTAATCCGCAGGGATTGGTGATTAACCCCTGGTCTGGCGCGCTGTGGGAACATGAGCATGGACCAAAAGGCGGCGATGAAATCAACATCCCACAAGCGGGTGAAAATTATGGCTGGCCGTTGGCAACGCATGGCATTAACTATTCCGGGTTAAAGATCCCTGAATCACAGGGTAAAGAGGTCGCTGGCATGGTAAATCCCGATTTCTATTGGGAGAAATCACCGGGCATCAGCGGCATGGCCTTTTATAACAGCGATCGCTTTCCGCAGTGGAAAAATTCGCTCTTCATCGGTGCGTTGGCTGAGAAAAACCTGATTCGTCTGACGCTGGAAGGTGACAACGTTGTGTCACAAGAGCGCTTGCTGGACGATCGCGGAGAACGAATCCGTGAAGTAAGGC